The region ATTTATACTACCTCAGAGCCATTTTGATTACTCTTAAGCAAATTAGCCAGCATTCAGTCAGTTCTGTACTCTCTCCCATGCGGCCCTACTCGGGCTGCACATTAAACAGCTCCTCAGCCTAGTCCAGATGTCCAACTGTATCCATTCACCCTTTCAGATTGGTGTTAAACTTGCTATTTTTGGACAGAATATGTATATGTTGTATTTAAGTAaaacatatatgtaatttttaaatatgaccAAATATAATAAGTGGTTACTTTCCAgctgtgttttaaaaaacactatcTAAGTGAAATAGTAGAAAACTTCACTGGAAACTGTAAAATTATCCATACAAGtacattaatttgtttatttcccATGGTGGTGTAATgggaaaaaattgttttttggTCTTTGCCCCACTTTTGAATTATTGGGCAAATGTCTTTACTGGTCTTGCTTTGTCCTTGCTTTTGGATTATTTAGCAAATTGCCCATCATGTAATTGATATTAAGCTAATTCAGAGGCATGGCTATCCAAAACACTTGAAACGTCCATTCTTCCTCTTATCTTTACCACAATTCTGTTTCTAATATTTCAAATTTGATTACATTAATTGTGGATGTTAAGTGGCTTTCATATATATTTGCTTCATGATAAGAATTTGAAACAATAAACTAGACAGAACTAAGATCTGCATCAGTGTGTGTATTCAGTTCCAaggttttaatttatatatttcccAGATCATTAGTGAAAAGACTCTCATGTATATCTAAAACATTATCAGCTTATATTCCTGAAGCAAATCATaatttatcatcttaaaaaaCAGCAATAGGAAGTGAATTTGAAGTATTTGTTCAAAATAGCTATTTACTCAGTATTGAACATTAGTAAGAAATATCTaaagatatacacacatacataaaaatgcTCATATATAACAGGACTACAAAGTATTATTTGGATTACCTGCATAACCAAATATATGCTTATAGATAAACATAGAACTTTGGTCCATCTGCCAAGtgtaaaatttaattataaaataataatcactacaattaaagtatataatttacCAGTAggagtaatttatttaaaaacagaaaacactgcCTTGGATTTGATATCATAGTCCTTTCTTCATATTTTCCAAGTATCAACATTCTAACTTTTCACTAGTTAAAACAATTAGCCTTGTCTTACTGTggcaaattaaaatatattaaattatttagcaaagaccagaaactaaatttaatattttcaagatCTTGATTCTAAAATTATAACTTTAACATATGTCAAAATTTGAATGTATTTTAAGATTCCAACTAATTTATATTCAAAACATAAATATACACTTGCTACAACCTAATGcccatttttttcacttaactttattttaaataaaatacagacagtGTTTTTTCACTCATAGGCCtatgataaattttaattaatggaAATAATTACTTTTTAGCATCACAAAACAgggtttttaaaattgaagtcatGTTTGTGAATAGAGAAGTAGATGACTGAGGCAGCAGGAATAAAGGAGAACTGGAAACCTTTTTCTACATGCTATTTTTGTTCATCACCTATGATGTAGAGACAAAAAAGTAAGAGAagttggaaaaaagagaaagaaagaaatatggggACAACCAAAAACATAGGTGATGGTgtagttaagttttttttttaaactaatgtattttaattatttcttatgtaacatagaaaaagatattccgGACTTCAACCCCTTTTATATATCAGAGGAGTATTACATAATAGTCTTTCACAGTTAAAAATCATACCACAATCCACACTATCACTTACTTGAATTTGAGATAGGTAATACTGACCTATTAATCAACATCAAATGCTGCTTAACTTAATAATGTGATCCCATTTATTCTTTTGAtatatgagattttaaaaatttcatctttCATCATCACAGTGTAATAACTGATTTACAAATTAATTATTCTAGGCCTTTCAAATGTTAACGTTCATCCACATCTGTTCTGAACTTggacaaaagaagaaaagcacatttctttttaaatgcgtATATAAGTCTAGCATGAAGTTCATGAATTAACAGAATGGGCATCAGAATGCTGCTACATCATTAAGGACAGCCACTTCTTAGTAAAAATATCTGAGGAAGAAAACTTTGGAACAAGAACAATTTGGGCCCAAATGGCTTTTACAATagttccaaaatataaaagaagataCTGTTACATTAGCAATAGTACAGAATAGCCAAATTATAGAATAATCATTCTTAAAGCATAgtaagttattttttactttaggAAATTATGTCTCTAAGGCATACATTTTAAACCCAGAACAGACTTCTTTACCAGCAAGTTGTACAAACTGTACACTTAGAAGAAACAAGGGAGTGAATTGTACTTTAGTATAGTTGTGATAATTTAGTTGCATTTCTAAATTAAACTTTTAACATTAAAGATGTCAGTTTTGCTTTATATGTCAACTTTCACTCTGCTTATAACTAATCTGAAAAACTAAGGcatataactaaaataaaattagatagcATGATACTGCTTTATATGGTCAAGATAAAGTATCAGGTTTTTTCCTAAGTAACTACTGTACTTATGAAATATAAAGGAGAGCAGAAGCTCCCATCTCCAAACATTTTAATGTagtttttttaagcttttcacCTATCAATTCCAGAAACTGTCccattattttaatgtttaaaggcAATTAATATCACTTTAATTATATCAATTGAATGCATCTGAGGTCctggtaaattattttttctttcacagtATAGATTATATGTAGGATTTCTTCTTAGTGCTCAAAGAAATGACGGGTAGTTTGGATAAGGATTGGTGGTTTTTTTACTTCCTCCCCCAAAGAGCTGATGTTTTTGGCTGActgtgttttttttgggggggggggggaggggagagaaaaagtCTGTAAGTAGAATTATTGAATAGGCCTACACTGAAAATCTTCCTTGACCAATGGTgactgggagagaggagagatgagGTCAAACACTCTTAGTATAACAGTATCTGTGTAGTTTTAGAAAATGTACAAAGTCCTCCAGCACCCCCGTCCCTCTCCTCCTGTGTGCTGGTACCTCTGGACCGTCCAGAAGCCATTTTAGAACTTAGGAAGGAGACCCACTTGTGCTTTGCAGGTGCTGTGGTGGCGAGGATAAGCTCTGCTCCTTTGCGGGGTGTGTTACCATGCTGTTACTGAATGTCTCTGAGGATTACAGACAGCACAGAAAATTCCAAACCCACATCCTAACACCTGAAGCTCGCACAATGTTTCTATAGCAGATGGCAAAACATTTCACCGGAAACTTGATTTACCAAGTGCATATCCAGatctggagagtttttaatcttttcagGCACCGCTGAAGATCCATACTGGATTTTCGGCTCTATTCCGGGTTGAAAAAACAAGACCATTTCTAGGTGTTCTGcgcaccccagccccacccaaaGTCCCGACGGGCCTGCAATTCTCAGTGTTTCAAGCTGAGGGTCTTTCCGAATGAATGTGCATTTTCAGCCCCGGACGTCTAATAATTTGTGGGGGTAAAGGCAACACCATAGGACTTTTCGGACAGCCGAGAGGGTGAGAAGCCGGAGAGGCAATTGCCTCCTCGCAGTTGGACGTGAGGCTCGGAGCCCGGCTGTCCTCAGCTGTcacggggggaggggggagggagtgCTGGCATTGGCTTTGGGCATGGAGTTGCTCCAGCCGCCGCGCCCGGTCCCGCCGCCAGCTCACCTCTGCGGAGAGCTAGACGCTCACCGGCCCGCTCGCCCCCGCTCCCAAGTCGCCCTCCGGCCCCAGTCCTCAGGCAGAGGTCGCCGGAACCATCCAGAGGGATGGCCGCCGCCTCCTCAGGGACCGCTGCCTGAGGGCCAGGGCCGGGGAACCCTGGCCGCCCTGGCAGCCCGTAGCACCCGGGGCGCTGCGGCGGCTGCAGTGAGGCACCGGGGCccgctccccctccccgcccccgctccCGCCTCCTGCCTGCCGCGCCGTGCGCCCGCTTGCCCCAGCCGGCTGGCGCAGCAGCGCACACACTCACTCCGAGGGCGCCTCCAAGGTTACCcgcggggtgggggctggggcagtCTCCGGCCACTGGCCTCCTCCGCTGCCTTCCTATCGCCGCGGCCCTTCAGCCGCTCCAGGGCGACCGGGTTCCAAACCCCAAAGCAGAAGAGACTCCAAAGTCCGGGGAGGGAAGTCTCGAGCTGGGAGCAGACGAGCGTCCGGGCGGGGGGCGGCCTTAGTTGGCTCTGGGTGCTGGGAGAGTCGGGTCAGGCGAGGTCGCGGCGAGAGGGGGCTGTGGCTCCGGCGGCCGCGCTCCGGGCCGCGCTGGCTGGGCCGGGGGCAGCGCGCAGGGGCTGCAGGCAGCACCGAGGCGTCCAAGGCGCCCCGGGCCCGCTGGGGGGCAGAGACAAGCGGGCGGCCAAACCTGCCGAggaaactaactaaataaaaggAGACTGTTATTTAAGGCGCggaaatttgaaatatttggacaggaagagaaaagaaaagaaaccttagcgagggaggggaaaaaaaaaaaagcacaacgcGAGCTAACGGTTTTgaaactcccccacccccaccccgggcttTTCTGCGCGCCCTGAGGGAGCTCTGGGCTCCAGCTTCCTCACTAGGGAGCCGGGAGCTGCGGTTGGAGTCTGGAGAATTTCGAAGGAACAGAAAGGATGACTCTGCAGCCCCTCCATAGAGGACTTGGGTTGACGACGAGCAGAGGCTTTTTACCCCGGGTCTTAGGCTGGAAGCTTGTCTCCAGCCTCTCATTAGGTCCCTACGTGAATCTGACTTTTTGAAATTGTGGTGTAAAATCAGAGCAGTCTCCATAGACCAAGACAcggactccccccccccccccccccgccaacccCCCAGCCTAACCCCCCTTTTTGATGAAGGTCGCTTAGGGCAGCCGGGAAGGCTGTGAGTGCGACCCTTTCTCGCTCCAGCACTGTGCTCTTTCAGCACTTCGGGACGATTACTTCTTCCCCCGGCAAAAGCCGAAAGCACCTTTTTGGGAACTGAGATTTCGAAACCAGTCCGGGGCTACGGATTCCACAACGTTTGTTTGACCCACATTATCAGGGACATTTACAATATTACTAATTGAAATGCTTTCCTGGGACAgaaatattttatccatttattagtCACCCAGCCTGGTGTGTGTTTGTAGGAGCTCATCACACTGTTAGGAGATGCGTATTGTTTATCAGAGAACAATTGATTTACCaccaaaaaatgataaaatgcagTTTGCTTGGTGGCTTGGAGACCAGAACGTGGACTGAGGTCCTTTTGGtgttctcccccaccctccccgcaACCCCTCTCCGGCCCTGCTTTGCCCCAGGTGTAAGCCGGGGGTTCAATTTACTGAGCAAAGTCTAAGCCTGAGTTTCCCGACGTGGATGCGGGCTCAGAGAATAACTGAGTTTGAGAAACGCATCTCTGCCTACTGCCGGGCCACTCTTTCTGTGTCTTCGTCCCCTGAGGCCCTGGTCACTCCATTGATTAGCACTTGCCTCTCTACTCTGCATCTGAAAAAGCTCAGATCCTTTCCGGTCTCAGCTGGCTGTAAATTAAACCCCGTTAAACTCTGCAGTACCGTTTCTTCCATCCTATACATTTCGGTATATTTGTCTTACTGAATATTGTCGAGGTTTTTAAGAGATTGAATAATGGCTTTTCATATTTCCTAGAGAGGACCACACAACTCATTTCTAAAATACTTAGATTAGCAAAGCTACTTCCTGCGAAGAACCAAAGAAATGTGGCGATGTTTTAATGTCTAGGTAAGTTTTAGGCTGATGAAGAGAGATAGAGCTCCTTCTCCTCACTTCGTGCCCCAACCATCTGAGACTAAAGCAAGCGCAAAAGTACCTCTCTTCAATTAACATCCTATATTCAAAATAGCTAAAGAGCGATTTTAATGCTTATGCTTGGTGGATACTGAAAAGTCCATTAAATCGACTTTAAGAAACCTTTATCTTTACAGTTGCAACTTGTAAGaagtattacttttatttttagtaatagTCTTGTGTTTAGAAAGCATTCAGCTTACTCAAGCAGtgtattttgtatattgattctagttttaaaatccaaaatacacctttttctttcaaaatcacctcaatttctacttttttctaaactttaaaataagTGTTTTACAATTAATTTCATGttgttgtaaaaaataaatttattcagtAACTTGTGGTCTGAGATGGCAGAAGTTGAAGTCTTGTTGCACTTGACATAGGGAAGCTGAACTTAAAATGCCAAATGAAAAGGATTTTTTCTTGCATATTCTTTTATATTACTATGCAAAATAAATTATCGAAAACTACTTGTCTGCAACCTTCCAATCCTTGTTAGGGCAAACATCAGAACCATGTCCTTCAATAAACCttcaagtattttgttctttttggagTGAGGGCAGGGAGCTTATGAAACAGGAGGAGGGACCttttacataaaacatttttgttcATGTGGGAGATGATGaataaagtatttataaattTGTAAGAGGTAACTGCATTGAAATCCTTTagtgaaatctttaaaataacagtAAGTAGTAGATATTGGAAAATTCTCTTGGAAATTTTTCATTCACAAATTTTTTTAGCTAAATGTATTATGAAGAGTTTTATATGCCTTTACTAAAAAGTCTTGAGGGAATCAAGTACTATGTGTAGGAGTGGCCTATTTATTTACTGTAAAAgtttctatatttattatacCATAGCCCCTAAATAAGTAATGacacatatgtaatatatgtatgtTCTTGCTAAGCTTTTTATCACCTCAATATTGGTATTTGCAGTGCATTTTAATACttaaacattttatcattttacacTTCTCCTATTTCAGGGAGAAAAAGTCATTGTTACACTTAGCATACTTATGGTATACTTTTGGGAAATATACAATTTAACCAATTGTttcattttgtgattttaaaaaagtcaGCAAATGGGAAGCACTTTTTAATGGCAATTTCTTTTTGAAGTGGCTTTTAGGGCTAACATATATTTGATTCCAGATCGTTATTTCTGAAACCTGTTTTTCAACGATTTAACTTtactttgagaaaaaaatgaagatcaaataTTAGGATAAATTTACACTGAAGTAattttcaggtttgatttccaaAAAAATGTTGTTCTTACTCTATTTTAAAGCAGACATAGTAGCCATTAAGTAAAATCTTTGCTGGGAGGcatgaggagagaaagaaaagcacttAACTGGATCATCAATAGAATATGTCTAGTTTTTCAGTTGGTCTACTTTTTCTAATGTCAAGACTTAAAACACCACGATCTTTCAGTTTAGTTCTCATTAGCAAGAGGCATGTCATGTGCGGATTATAAGAGGAGTGGGAATCACAGAAAACATTGTCCtgttttgaaaatgtgttttaatcaGGCAAAAGAAGCATCAGGAcaaaccattttaaaaacaaagtctcCAAGTTGGGTATTGAGACTGGCAAAGGGAGAGGCAAGGAGAAAAGTCAGGGAAAgataaaatattcagaagaaaGTCAAAGCTTTTGCAATTACATGTTAGAACTCAGGGTTTTGCAGGTGAAAGAGATGTTgcttaaatatattcataaagcTATAGTAAGATTTCCACTTAGCAGTTTCAGAGGCTTTAACTAGCTGCTTAAAATAtgacaaaacagaattttaacaAATGATATTAAAATAGGACAGCCAATCAATTAACTGACAAAACAGAAGGCAGTGTGGGAGAGCCCTCCCCACATTCATTGCAGATTCGCAGCTCCCTCCGCCCGGTTTCCCTCCATCAGGCTAACGACCTCGTTTCTCCGGTAGAGCCTGGCCAAGTCGCAGGCGGTGTCCCCCTGATGGTTCCGATGCCCCACTTTGCAGGCCGTGTGCTTCACAAGGAACTCCACCACGGGGAGGTGGCCTTCTTTGGCAGCCAAGTGCAAGGGCAGGTTCCCTTCATTATCCTCGATGTTAACATCAGCTTGAAACTCCAGCAAAGTCTGTAAAGTGTCCAGGAAACCTGCTCTGGCCGCATCGTGAATGACAGCGAAACCAGTTCGGTCTTTCAAATCGGGATTAGCACCTCTAAGTAGTAGTCTCCTGGCAATCTCCGGATTTCCAAGTTTCATAAcctagaaaaggagaaaaaacggTAGAATCCTTCAAGCGCTCCTACTACAAGACTATTTTAGAATATCCATCTTTCTATTTATGTAACTTTTTTTGGTGAAGGAGTGCTTTGGGAAGACCCATGTGATGGAGTTTGAAGGGTTCAGTTGCCGCAAATGAGTACTACTAGGtaaaagtagaagaaaacttCTAAAAATTGAGCTTCTATGATGGAATATCTTGAACAAGGCCCAAAGTAGGATATAttgattaataaaaatagaatgagTGCGATTTGTACAAAATTCACTGACAACTCAGCTCTCTGTCTCCCACAAAGAGTTGTGTCATTTcatgaatttattaaaataaaagaaatagaacttGAGATTTAAGTAAGTCTTCTGTTTGGTTGGTCATGCTCATAAAATGTGCCTGGGATATTGATTCTGTAAAATTAAATATGggtaaaatttttctaaatagcTAAAAAGGAGAATGAGCTTCTTTAAATCCTCAAAGAAATGTTTCCACACACCAGATTCCATCTAGTCTGATTTTACTAGTGTAAAAATGATCTCTTAAAAATCCAAACCTggtattttcttaaattattaattttcacAAGTTTTTCCCAAACAGATAAGCCCCAAGTttctaagtaatttttaaatgttattttttctttgcaattATTTCATGTGGGTTACTAGGTGTATTTAGTGCTTAGAATCCTCCACTTGAAAATTTAAAACGTTAttgaatattgaagtggtttttttttttaaaaaagcaactgtGTTTTTTACATTGCCAATGATACTGATTTATCTAAAACATAACATATTCATGATATGCCTTGTATTAGATAGGAAAAGACTGTATGGCAACTGTTCTTAAAAGGAATGGAACagttattttactattttacttACTGTCTCCTAAAAAGTTGTAGCTAGCTTCCTAATTTTCAATTgagcaaaagaagagaaagtaagATATTTAACGTATATTTTGGGACATAGAAAGCTTTGTCTGTGGTTTCAGCCCATTTGTTAATCAACTGGTGATCTCATCTTATTTCCTTTTGCAGTTATTATCAGGCATTTAGGAATAGTTATTTGTAAAGTGCCAATATTTTAAAAGCCAGAATTTGATATTAAAATTTGCTATCAACATACAACTAATTTACATGACAAAGACTTATGTACTGGTGTTTGAATATATTTCACTCTAATAAGAGGTCTCTATTAGGCTCTCATAAAGTATTTTGTACAGCAGCATGAAATTATACAGTACATATAATCTAGTTGTGAAAAAATATAGTCTCATTAATATGCAAGGAAATTTCagcattttaattgttttatttctagGTATATTCATAATAACCTAAATTTATAGTAAATAGATTGCATAGTAGACACTCAAATGTTTGTGAA is a window of Muntiacus reevesi chromosome 1, mMunRee1.1, whole genome shotgun sequence DNA encoding:
- the CDKN2C gene encoding cyclin-dependent kinase 4 inhibitor C, with translation MAEPWGNELASAAARGDLEQLTSLLQNNVNVNAQNGFGRTALQVMKLGNPEIARRLLLRGANPDLKDRTGFAVIHDAARAGFLDTLQTLLEFQADVNIEDNEGNLPLHLAAKEGHLPVVEFLVKHTACKVGHRNHQGDTACDLARLYRRNEVVSLMEGNRAEGAANLQ